A single region of the Caballeronia insecticola genome encodes:
- a CDS encoding H-NS histone family protein: MATLSQLENQIQKLQRRADALREKKSTEAIANIQALMAEYGLTTADLAKAGLGKKRGRPAGSTNASASRGKTAAKSKLPPKYRDPATGATWSGHARPPAWIKDASDRSVFLIDSPATGSVARGGAASASRAASAKGAIKGATKGAAKKTARKSVQRASA, translated from the coding sequence ATGGCAACGCTGTCGCAGCTGGAAAATCAGATTCAAAAGTTGCAGCGCCGCGCAGACGCATTGCGCGAAAAAAAGTCGACTGAAGCCATTGCGAATATTCAGGCGCTCATGGCGGAATATGGCTTGACGACCGCAGATCTCGCCAAAGCGGGCTTAGGAAAAAAGCGAGGCCGTCCGGCCGGTTCGACGAATGCGTCGGCTTCACGCGGCAAGACGGCAGCGAAGTCCAAACTTCCGCCCAAGTATCGCGACCCGGCCACAGGCGCGACCTGGAGCGGGCATGCGCGTCCGCCTGCGTGGATCAAGGACGCTTCGGATCGAAGCGTATTTCTGATCGATAGCCCGGCGACGGGAAGCGTTGCACGGGGTGGAGCAGCATCGGCTTCGCGCGCCGCCAGCGCGAAAGGCGCAATTAAAGGCGCAACTAAAGGCGCTGCCAAGAAAACGGCTCGCAAGAGCGTGCAACGGGCATCCGCCTGA
- a CDS encoding DUF3311 domain-containing protein, with the protein MEPNNDAPRSPWLWAVLLIPYVALLWLPFYNDTRPSLAGFPFFYWYQFLWVPLTSLLLYVVYKGLK; encoded by the coding sequence TTGGAACCCAACAACGATGCGCCCCGCAGCCCATGGCTGTGGGCTGTGCTTTTGATCCCTTACGTCGCACTGCTGTGGCTGCCGTTCTATAACGACACGCGTCCTTCCTTAGCGGGCTTTCCGTTTTTCTACTGGTATCAGTTTCTTTGGGTGCCGCTCACGTCGCTCCTGCTTTACGTCGTGTATAAGGGCCTCAAATGA
- a CDS encoding YceH family protein codes for MNIPSDAAPRPALRELTPLEARVLGVLVEKQHTVPDTYPLSLNSLTAGCNQKTARSPVMNVSEDEVLTTIDGLKRLSLVIEGSSSRVPRFEHNVNRVLGVPSQSVALLATLFLRGPQTAAELRANSARLHSFADISSVESFLDELAGNDPPRVVKLPRVPGERENRWAHLLCGEVSFSDMPARDMQGGESFSLSEFEALKSEQKRLAHEVVQLRAIVQRMASELGISLDQPATDA; via the coding sequence ATGAACATTCCTTCTGACGCCGCTCCGCGGCCCGCGTTGCGCGAACTCACCCCGCTCGAGGCGCGCGTTCTGGGCGTACTCGTCGAAAAGCAGCATACGGTACCGGACACGTATCCGCTTTCGCTGAATTCCCTGACTGCGGGTTGCAATCAGAAGACAGCGCGCTCACCGGTCATGAACGTCAGCGAGGACGAAGTGCTGACGACCATCGACGGCCTCAAGCGACTGAGCCTCGTTATCGAGGGCAGCAGCAGTCGCGTGCCGCGCTTCGAACACAACGTGAATCGGGTACTCGGCGTGCCGAGCCAATCCGTCGCATTGCTCGCGACGCTGTTCCTGCGCGGTCCGCAAACGGCCGCCGAATTGCGCGCCAACAGCGCACGGCTGCATTCGTTCGCGGATATCTCATCGGTTGAGAGCTTTCTGGATGAGCTTGCCGGTAACGATCCGCCGCGCGTCGTCAAGCTGCCGCGCGTCCCCGGCGAGCGTGAAAATCGTTGGGCGCACCTGCTGTGCGGCGAAGTGAGCTTTAGCGACATGCCCGCACGGGACATGCAGGGCGGCGAATCCTTTTCGCTTTCCGAATTCGAGGCGCTCAAGTCCGAGCAGAAGCGCCTCGCTCACGAAGTGGTGCAATTGCGCGCGATCGTTCAGCGCATGGCAAGCGAGTTGGGCATCTCGCTCGATCAACCGGCAACTGACGCCTGA
- a CDS encoding circularly permuted type 2 ATP-grasp protein → MTQAFFNEMFERSDLEARGVSAADFRDVGAPRTHYRDFLHWLAAQSDQQIDIKRAEADLNFRRVGITFAVYGTSDVPGIIPERTIPFDVIPRIFPADEWRALERGLRQRVNALNRFIHDIYHEQDIIRAGIIPEAQILGNAQYRPQMRGVNVARDIYAHIAGIDIVRAGQGEFYVLEDNLRVPSGVSYMLENRKMMMRLFPDLFARNRVAPVAHYPDLLLDTLRAAAPAAVENPTIVVMTPGMYNSAYFEHAFLAQQMGVELVEGQDLFVDNDYLYMRTTQGPQRVDVIYRRVDDDFLDPLVFRSDSTLGVPGLINAYRAGNLSLCNAVGTGIADDKSIYPYVPDMVRFYLGEEPILNNVPTWMCRKPDDLKYVLDHLPELVVKETHGAGGYGMLVGPASTAAQIAEFRTVLEAHPEKYIAQPTLALSTCPTYVDAGIAPRHIDLRPFVLSGTEVRMVPGGLTRVALREGSLVVNSSQGGGTKDTWVLER, encoded by the coding sequence ATGACGCAAGCATTCTTCAACGAAATGTTCGAGCGCAGTGATCTTGAGGCGCGCGGCGTGTCGGCGGCGGATTTTCGTGACGTGGGCGCGCCACGCACGCATTACCGAGACTTCTTGCACTGGCTGGCCGCGCAAAGCGATCAGCAAATCGATATCAAACGCGCTGAAGCGGACCTCAATTTTCGTCGCGTAGGTATCACGTTCGCGGTGTACGGAACGAGCGACGTACCCGGCATCATTCCCGAGCGCACCATTCCGTTCGATGTCATTCCCCGCATCTTTCCCGCCGACGAATGGCGCGCACTGGAACGTGGCTTGAGGCAGCGCGTCAATGCGCTCAACCGCTTTATTCACGACATCTATCACGAGCAAGACATCATTCGCGCGGGGATCATTCCCGAGGCGCAGATCTTGGGCAATGCGCAATATCGGCCGCAAATGCGCGGCGTGAATGTCGCTCGCGATATCTACGCGCACATTGCGGGCATCGATATCGTCAGGGCGGGGCAAGGCGAGTTCTATGTGCTCGAAGATAATCTTCGCGTTCCGTCGGGCGTATCGTACATGCTCGAAAACCGCAAGATGATGATGCGGCTCTTTCCCGATCTCTTCGCGCGCAATCGCGTCGCGCCGGTCGCGCATTATCCCGACTTGCTGCTCGACACCCTGCGCGCGGCAGCGCCCGCCGCCGTGGAAAATCCGACCATCGTTGTCATGACGCCGGGCATGTACAACTCTGCCTATTTCGAGCACGCGTTTCTTGCGCAGCAGATGGGCGTCGAACTCGTCGAAGGGCAGGATCTCTTCGTCGATAACGATTATCTGTATATGCGCACGACGCAAGGGCCGCAGCGCGTCGATGTGATTTATCGCCGCGTCGACGATGATTTTCTCGATCCACTCGTGTTCCGGTCCGACTCGACGCTTGGCGTTCCAGGGCTCATCAACGCTTATCGCGCGGGCAATCTTTCGCTATGCAATGCGGTGGGCACGGGCATCGCCGACGATAAATCGATCTATCCCTATGTGCCGGACATGGTTCGCTTTTACCTTGGCGAGGAACCCATTCTCAACAACGTGCCGACGTGGATGTGCCGCAAGCCCGACGATCTCAAGTACGTACTCGATCACTTGCCTGAACTCGTTGTCAAGGAGACGCATGGCGCCGGTGGTTACGGGATGCTCGTAGGCCCGGCGTCGACCGCAGCGCAGATCGCGGAATTCCGCACGGTGCTCGAGGCGCATCCGGAAAAATACATTGCGCAGCCGACGCTCGCGTTATCTACGTGTCCGACCTATGTGGATGCAGGTATCGCGCCGCGCCATATCGATTTGCGTCCGTTCGTGCTTTCGGGCACGGAGGTACGTATGGTGCCGGGTGGTCTGACGCGCGTTGCTTTACGTGAGGGATCGCTCGTCGTCAATTCATCGCAAGGCGGTGGCACTAAAGACACCTGGGTGCTGGAGCGCTAA
- a CDS encoding zinc-binding metallopeptidase family protein, protein MKTFHCNRCDQLVFFENTHCENCGTRLGYVPEINQISAFDETDDGRWRSLHPLAKDALYQPCHNYAIENICNWVVPAPEAGTDPLCRSCQLTSTIPNLAIPENRLYWYRIEAAKRRLLYTFAELGLTVKSRQEDPERGLEFQFLEGDAQGHGVMTGHNDGIITLNIAEADDAHREKTRSSLHEPYRTLLGHFRHESGHYFFDRLIADTARIAPFRTAFGDEQADYGAALDRHYQAGPPAQWEDNFVSAYATMHPWEDWAETWAHYLHIVDTLDTAVSCGLVLVPDSPHEPTLTDQTPVEETTFDNLMKRWFPLTYVLNSLNRSLGMPDGYPFTLPPAVIDKLRFVHRVVAAAAKR, encoded by the coding sequence ATGAAGACCTTTCACTGCAACCGTTGCGACCAGTTGGTGTTCTTCGAAAACACGCATTGCGAGAACTGCGGCACGCGGCTCGGTTACGTGCCCGAAATCAATCAGATCAGCGCATTCGACGAAACCGACGACGGACGCTGGCGCAGCCTGCACCCGCTTGCAAAAGACGCGCTTTATCAGCCGTGCCATAACTACGCCATCGAAAACATCTGCAACTGGGTCGTGCCTGCGCCCGAAGCCGGCACGGATCCGCTCTGTCGCTCGTGTCAGTTGACGAGCACCATTCCGAACCTCGCGATTCCGGAGAACCGTCTCTACTGGTATCGCATCGAAGCGGCCAAGCGTCGTCTGCTGTACACCTTTGCCGAACTGGGCCTGACCGTTAAGTCGCGTCAGGAAGATCCCGAGCGCGGCCTCGAATTTCAGTTTCTCGAAGGCGACGCGCAAGGTCATGGCGTCATGACGGGCCATAACGACGGCATCATCACGCTTAACATCGCCGAAGCCGACGATGCACATCGCGAGAAAACACGCTCTTCGCTTCACGAACCGTATCGCACGCTGCTTGGCCATTTCCGTCATGAATCCGGCCACTATTTCTTCGATCGACTGATCGCCGATACCGCGCGCATCGCGCCGTTTCGCACGGCATTCGGCGACGAACAAGCCGACTATGGCGCCGCACTCGATCGTCACTATCAGGCGGGGCCGCCCGCACAGTGGGAAGACAACTTCGTCAGCGCCTATGCCACGATGCATCCGTGGGAAGACTGGGCTGAGACGTGGGCGCACTATCTGCACATCGTCGACACGCTCGACACGGCGGTTTCGTGCGGTCTCGTCCTCGTGCCCGACAGCCCGCATGAGCCGACGCTCACCGATCAGACGCCAGTCGAAGAGACGACCTTCGATAATCTGATGAAGCGCTGGTTTCCGCTGACTTATGTGCTCAACAGCCTCAATCGCAGCCTCGGCATGCCGGACGGATATCCGTTCACGCTGCCGCCCGCGGTCATCGACAAGCTGCGTTTCGTGCATCGCGTCGTTGCGGCGGCGGCCAAGCGTTAA
- a CDS encoding amidase has product MTALDAHASPSPNDDIVSLDAVALSQAIHARAVSCVEVMNAYLAQIDRMNQVVNAIVAMQDRDMLVKLASERDTQLSKGESLGPLHGFPQAPKDILPVAGMITTKGSPIYAGEVSQNDAIVYERMRRSGALFVGRTNSPEFGLGGHTYNPVYGTTRNAFDQSRSAGGSSGGAAVSVALRMLPCADGSDMMGSLRTPAAFNNVFGFRTTPGCVPYAPSDDVFFQQFSVAGPIARTVPDLGLLLSVQAGFDARAPLSRKSDKPAEFANALERDTRGLRIGWLGDMNGRLPTDAGLMDIYEAALRHFETIGCVVEAAHVEFDLDRLWHAWLDLRSLTFAGTNAPLYRDDAKRNLLKPEAVWEIERGLKLSGEDISRAVRDRSAWYQAINTLFARFDYLVMPSAQVFPFDANLDWPHAIDGREMDTYHRWMETVVPATMASLPALSVPAGFSATGLPAGLQIIGPAQEDLGVLQLGLAYDRASGFSKVHSPLLG; this is encoded by the coding sequence ATGACTGCCCTAGACGCTCACGCTTCCCCTTCGCCGAATGACGACATCGTGTCGCTCGATGCCGTCGCGCTATCTCAAGCAATTCATGCGCGCGCTGTGTCTTGCGTCGAAGTGATGAACGCATATCTCGCACAGATCGACCGCATGAATCAGGTGGTCAATGCCATTGTCGCGATGCAGGATCGCGATATGCTCGTCAAGCTCGCATCCGAACGCGATACGCAATTGTCCAAAGGCGAGAGCCTTGGACCATTACATGGATTTCCTCAAGCGCCTAAGGACATTTTGCCGGTCGCCGGCATGATCACCACCAAAGGTTCGCCGATCTACGCGGGCGAAGTCAGTCAGAACGATGCGATCGTCTACGAACGCATGCGCCGGTCAGGCGCGCTATTTGTAGGCCGCACGAACTCACCGGAATTCGGATTGGGCGGTCACACTTATAACCCCGTGTACGGAACCACGCGAAACGCATTCGATCAATCTCGCTCTGCTGGCGGCAGCAGTGGTGGCGCTGCCGTATCCGTCGCGCTGCGCATGTTGCCGTGCGCGGACGGCTCCGACATGATGGGCTCGTTGCGCACGCCCGCAGCATTCAACAACGTCTTTGGTTTTCGCACGACGCCGGGATGCGTGCCTTACGCACCCAGCGATGACGTCTTCTTTCAGCAATTCAGCGTCGCAGGCCCGATCGCACGCACGGTTCCCGACCTGGGTCTTCTGCTTTCCGTGCAAGCAGGCTTCGATGCGCGCGCGCCGCTCTCACGCAAAAGCGACAAACCCGCGGAATTCGCTAACGCGCTTGAACGCGACACGCGCGGACTGCGCATTGGCTGGCTGGGCGATATGAACGGACGCCTGCCCACCGACGCAGGTTTAATGGACATCTATGAAGCGGCCCTGCGTCATTTCGAAACCATCGGCTGCGTGGTCGAGGCTGCGCATGTGGAGTTCGATCTCGATCGTTTGTGGCACGCCTGGCTCGACTTGCGCAGTCTCACTTTCGCCGGCACGAATGCGCCGCTCTATCGCGACGACGCCAAGCGCAATCTGCTCAAGCCGGAAGCCGTATGGGAAATCGAACGAGGCTTGAAACTATCGGGGGAAGATATTTCGCGTGCAGTGCGCGATCGGTCTGCCTGGTATCAAGCCATCAATACGCTATTCGCCCGCTTCGATTATCTGGTGATGCCTTCGGCGCAGGTGTTTCCATTCGATGCAAATCTCGACTGGCCTCACGCAATCGATGGGCGCGAGATGGACACGTACCATCGCTGGATGGAGACGGTGGTCCCCGCCACGATGGCATCGCTGCCCGCGCTCAGCGTGCCGGCTGGCTTTAGCGCGACTGGATTGCCAGCCGGATTGCAGATTATCGGCCCGGCCCAGGAAGATCTGGGCGTGCTGCAACTCGGACTCGCTTATGATCGAGCGAGCGGATTTTCCAAAGTGCACAGCCCGTTGCTCGGTTAA
- a CDS encoding DUF1488 family protein: MTSKLSIHAAISADRASVSFVAFSREQAIQCNITRKALEQYFWAPVGASDERLLKALSDGYERISARVHRKFLAHPSTSIYLDVIDFSS; the protein is encoded by the coding sequence ATGACAAGCAAGCTCTCGATCCACGCCGCTATTTCGGCGGACCGCGCATCCGTCAGTTTCGTTGCGTTCTCACGGGAACAGGCGATCCAGTGCAACATCACGCGCAAGGCGTTGGAACAGTACTTCTGGGCGCCCGTGGGGGCGAGCGACGAGCGCCTCCTCAAAGCGTTGAGCGATGGCTATGAGCGAATCAGCGCGCGCGTGCACAGAAAATTTCTCGCACATCCGTCCACTTCCATTTATTTGGACGTCATCGATTTTTCATCGTGA
- the mctP gene encoding monocarboxylate uptake permease MctP, giving the protein MNDLTPVDPVAMTIFIAFFVLVTVVGFFAARWKRGDLNQLHEWGLGGRQFGVLISWFLVGGDFYTAYTVIAVPALVYSVGAYGFFALPYTIIVYPFVFAVMPKLWKIAQAKNHITGADYVQGEYGGKWFPAAVAVTGIVATMPYIALQLVGMQVVIKGLGITGELPLIIAFVILALYTYTSGLRAPAMIAFVKDIMIYIVVIAAVWLIPLKLGGYAHVFDSADQYFKAKGGPTGIILKPGQFTAYASLALGSALAAFMYPHTMTAVLSSSSAATVRKNAIFLPAYTLLLGLIALLGYMAIAAGVHVKSASDVVPTLFGTLFPSWFVGFAAAAIAISALVPAAIMSIGAANLFTRNLWRPLVSPDMTPASEASTAKLVSLVVKFGALLFIVFLPTQYAIDLQLLGGVWILQIFPAIVFTLFTRRLTTPGLFLGWLCGIVLGTGLAISQGLKPVYALHVGDATWPMYIGLIALAVNIIVTYVVSLVTRRSVVPAV; this is encoded by the coding sequence ATGAACGATCTCACTCCTGTCGATCCGGTCGCGATGACCATCTTCATCGCGTTCTTCGTGCTCGTGACTGTCGTCGGCTTCTTCGCCGCACGCTGGAAACGCGGCGATCTCAATCAGTTGCATGAGTGGGGCCTGGGCGGCCGCCAGTTCGGCGTGTTGATTTCATGGTTTCTCGTCGGTGGCGATTTCTATACCGCTTATACGGTGATCGCCGTGCCTGCTTTAGTCTATTCGGTCGGCGCGTACGGTTTCTTTGCGCTGCCTTATACGATCATCGTTTATCCGTTCGTGTTTGCGGTCATGCCGAAACTGTGGAAGATCGCGCAAGCGAAGAACCACATCACCGGCGCCGATTACGTGCAAGGCGAATACGGCGGCAAATGGTTCCCGGCGGCGGTCGCCGTAACGGGCATCGTCGCGACAATGCCGTATATCGCGTTGCAGCTCGTCGGCATGCAGGTCGTCATCAAGGGCCTTGGCATAACGGGTGAACTGCCGCTTATCATCGCGTTCGTGATTCTCGCGCTCTATACCTACACCAGCGGCCTGCGTGCGCCCGCAATGATCGCGTTCGTGAAGGACATCATGATCTATATCGTCGTGATTGCGGCGGTGTGGCTCATCCCGCTCAAGCTCGGCGGCTACGCGCACGTGTTCGACTCGGCCGATCAATACTTCAAGGCTAAGGGCGGCCCGACCGGCATCATTCTCAAGCCCGGTCAATTCACAGCCTATGCATCGCTTGCGCTCGGCTCGGCGCTCGCGGCGTTCATGTATCCGCATACGATGACTGCGGTCTTGTCGTCGTCGTCGGCTGCGACCGTCCGCAAGAACGCAATTTTTCTGCCGGCTTATACGTTGTTGCTTGGCTTGATCGCGTTGCTCGGCTATATGGCGATCGCGGCGGGCGTGCATGTGAAGTCCGCCTCGGACGTCGTACCGACGCTCTTCGGTACGCTGTTTCCGTCATGGTTCGTCGGCTTCGCGGCGGCAGCGATCGCAATCAGTGCGCTCGTGCCTGCGGCGATCATGTCGATCGGCGCGGCGAATCTGTTCACGCGCAACCTGTGGCGTCCGCTCGTTTCTCCCGACATGACGCCGGCGTCCGAAGCATCGACCGCCAAGCTCGTATCGCTTGTCGTGAAGTTCGGCGCCTTGCTTTTCATCGTGTTCCTGCCGACCCAGTATGCGATCGATCTGCAATTGCTTGGTGGCGTGTGGATTCTGCAAATTTTCCCTGCCATCGTGTTCACGCTCTTTACGCGCCGTTTGACGACGCCGGGCCTCTTCCTTGGCTGGCTCTGCGGCATCGTCCTCGGCACCGGGCTTGCAATTTCTCAAGGCCTTAAGCCGGTTTATGCCTTGCATGTGGGCGATGCAACCTGGCCGATGTATATCGGTTTGATTGCGCTCGCGGTGAATATCATCGTGACGTATGTCGTGTCGCTCGTTACGCGGCGCAGCGTTGTGCCTGCGGTATAA
- a CDS encoding DUF3331 domain-containing protein encodes MNIRVLERLSDSTLALSWHDPTSFNYSEQVWSLCTARKRGTCALSGQAIRRGQPVYRPRRVGSSVPLNSGAMILALALTPCEEEAAVASD; translated from the coding sequence GTGAACATTCGCGTTCTGGAGCGTCTTAGCGATTCGACGCTTGCGTTGTCTTGGCACGATCCCACTTCATTCAATTATTCGGAGCAGGTCTGGTCGCTGTGCACTGCGCGCAAGCGCGGAACGTGTGCTTTGAGCGGCCAGGCAATCCGGCGCGGACAGCCCGTGTATCGGCCTAGACGCGTGGGCAGCTCGGTGCCGCTCAACAGCGGCGCGATGATTCTGGCGCTTGCGTTGACGCCGTGCGAGGAGGAAGCAGCCGTGGCTTCCGATTGA
- a CDS encoding LLM class oxidoreductase: MTASENTPALSSVASEVFVRDALSIGITLPITGQNQDVVDFNEQIALARLADRLGFRALWVRDVPLNSIDYPDPVGHLDPWVLLGALASNTERIALISGAIVLTLRHPLHIAKGAFSVNTLSQGRFILGVGSGDRPPEYAAFGRNPDERRDLYRDHWETLAAAIAMPSRVIADSAPEDSSEFYLLPRQSAPIPLLAVGSGGQSVDWIARHSFGWMTYHREPQAQRGRYSMWRAAVERTVPGAFRAFGVAMRLDLGNNADEPASDISLGYRTGHRALTDVLHRMRESGTHHVTLNIDSERRPARDIIEEVAAYVLPEFHR, translated from the coding sequence ATGACCGCTAGCGAAAACACTCCGGCCTTATCTTCTGTCGCAAGCGAAGTATTCGTTCGAGACGCGCTCTCGATAGGTATCACGTTGCCTATCACCGGCCAGAATCAAGACGTAGTCGATTTCAACGAACAGATTGCGCTTGCGCGCTTGGCCGACCGGCTCGGTTTTCGCGCGCTCTGGGTTCGCGACGTGCCGCTCAACAGCATCGACTATCCCGATCCTGTCGGACATCTCGATCCGTGGGTATTGCTCGGTGCGCTGGCATCGAATACGGAGCGCATTGCGCTCATCAGCGGTGCAATCGTGTTGACGCTCAGACATCCGCTGCACATCGCCAAAGGCGCCTTCTCGGTGAACACGCTATCGCAAGGACGTTTCATTCTTGGCGTCGGCTCGGGTGACCGTCCGCCTGAATATGCCGCGTTCGGCCGCAACCCGGATGAGCGCCGCGATCTTTACCGCGACCATTGGGAGACGCTTGCCGCAGCTATCGCGATGCCCTCGCGCGTGATTGCCGACAGTGCGCCGGAAGACTCATCCGAGTTCTATCTTCTGCCTCGCCAAAGTGCGCCGATTCCATTGCTGGCAGTGGGCTCGGGCGGTCAAAGCGTCGACTGGATCGCGCGCCATTCATTCGGCTGGATGACCTATCACCGCGAGCCGCAAGCGCAACGCGGCCGCTACAGCATGTGGCGCGCAGCGGTCGAACGCACCGTTCCCGGCGCCTTTCGCGCTTTCGGTGTTGCGATGCGGCTCGATCTCGGCAATAACGCCGACGAACCCGCAAGCGACATTTCGCTCGGTTATCGCACAGGGCATCGCGCGCTTACCGACGTGCTGCATCGCATGCGCGAAAGCGGCACGCATCATGTCACGCTCAATATCGATTCGGAGCGACGCCCTGCGCGCGATATCATCGAAGAAGTCGCCGCTTATGTGCTTCCCGAGTTTCATCGTTAA
- a CDS encoding alpha-E domain-containing protein, with amino-acid sequence MLSRTADHLFWMARYTERAENTARMLDANYQLSLLPQSDEYAELGWRAMLSISELSGIYSAAHHGMKSREVIDFMARDISNPSSIVSCLRAARENARAVRSSTNSELWESLNTTWLDCQRMLADGILEREPYTFFEWVKFRSHLSRGVQLGTLVKDDAFYFMRLGTFIERADNTARILDVKFEMMEQRADTAAQPFDYHHWTAVLGSVSGFEVYRRVYRDVITPERVAGLLILYGEWPRSLAASIAEVELLIGHVTKGRDTEAARLAAQLSAELKNGRIGDILKGGLHAYLVDFLARVNDLAGRVSREFLLPIAPEEPPAPEQTQSQTQSQTQSQSQTLSKG; translated from the coding sequence ATGCTGAGCCGTACCGCGGATCATCTCTTCTGGATGGCGCGCTATACCGAGCGCGCCGAAAACACTGCCCGGATGCTCGATGCAAACTATCAGCTCTCGCTGCTGCCGCAATCCGATGAATACGCGGAACTCGGCTGGCGCGCGATGTTGTCGATTTCGGAATTGAGCGGCATCTATTCAGCCGCGCATCACGGCATGAAAAGCCGCGAAGTGATCGACTTCATGGCGCGCGATATTTCGAATCCGTCGTCGATTGTCAGTTGCCTGCGCGCTGCGCGTGAGAACGCGCGGGCCGTGCGCAGTTCGACCAACAGCGAGCTGTGGGAATCGCTCAACACGACATGGCTCGACTGTCAGCGCATGTTGGCCGACGGCATCCTTGAGCGCGAGCCGTACACGTTCTTCGAATGGGTCAAGTTCCGCTCGCATCTTTCTCGCGGCGTGCAGCTCGGCACGCTGGTCAAAGATGACGCGTTCTACTTCATGCGCCTCGGGACTTTCATAGAACGCGCGGACAATACAGCGCGCATTCTCGACGTGAAATTCGAAATGATGGAGCAACGCGCCGATACCGCCGCACAACCGTTCGATTATCACCACTGGACAGCGGTGCTCGGATCAGTATCGGGCTTCGAGGTCTATCGCCGTGTTTATCGCGATGTCATCACGCCGGAGCGGGTTGCGGGTTTGCTGATTCTTTACGGCGAATGGCCGCGTTCGCTTGCGGCAAGCATCGCGGAGGTCGAGCTGCTGATCGGTCACGTCACTAAAGGACGCGATACGGAGGCCGCGCGCTTAGCCGCGCAATTGAGCGCGGAGCTAAAGAACGGGCGCATCGGCGACATCCTTAAAGGCGGGCTGCACGCATATCTGGTGGATTTCCTGGCGCGCGTGAATGATCTTGCGGGCCGCGTGAGTCGCGAATTCCTTTTGCCGATTGCGCCGGAAGAACCGCCGGCGCCCGAGCAAACGCAATCACAAACGCAATCGCAAACACAGTCGCAGTCTCAAACGCTAAGCAAAGGCTAA
- the mnmD gene encoding tRNA (5-methylaminomethyl-2-thiouridine)(34)-methyltransferase MnmD — MHEPLAVAPLVSRDDGTPYSPRHDNIYHSVAGALAQARHVFLNGNGFPERWREKRRLIVLEMGFGMGINFLATWAAWRDDPRRVKAIEFVSIEKHPFSAGDLRRAHAAIIDDQSISPLAGALALTFAFGDATTLLPHLSERGLSADAIYLDGFAPAKNSDMWTPALFATLAGMTSDDATFATYTSAGDVKRALLQNGFEYRKVAGFGGKRAMLVGKRSRSQTVNAS, encoded by the coding sequence ATGCACGAGCCGCTTGCCGTTGCTCCGCTCGTCTCTCGCGATGACGGAACGCCCTACTCACCGCGCCATGACAACATCTACCACAGCGTTGCGGGCGCACTGGCGCAAGCGCGCCACGTGTTCCTGAACGGCAATGGTTTTCCTGAACGGTGGCGCGAGAAAAGGCGCTTGATCGTGCTGGAAATGGGCTTCGGCATGGGCATCAACTTTCTTGCAACGTGGGCGGCATGGCGTGACGATCCTCGGCGCGTCAAGGCGATCGAATTCGTTTCGATCGAGAAGCATCCCTTTAGCGCAGGCGACTTGCGTCGCGCACATGCAGCAATCATCGACGACCAATCCATTTCGCCACTGGCCGGTGCCCTGGCGCTGACGTTCGCTTTCGGCGACGCGACCACGCTCTTGCCGCACTTGTCCGAACGCGGCCTGAGCGCGGACGCCATTTATCTCGACGGCTTCGCGCCCGCTAAGAATTCGGACATGTGGACGCCCGCGCTATTCGCAACGCTTGCCGGCATGACGAGCGACGACGCAACCTTCGCCACCTATACCAGCGCAGGCGACGTCAAGCGGGCGCTTCTGCAAAACGGCTTTGAATATCGCAAGGTCGCGGGCTTTGGCGGCAAGCGCGCGATGCTTGTCGGCAAGCGAAGTCGTTCGCAAACTGTCAACGCTTCGTAA